In the genome of Methanopyrus kandleri AV19, one region contains:
- a CDS encoding EhaE family protein, whose product MHECEAILYTGAFMIILGTLGAAIGPARSDPVVKSLNLELATVGVCLVFLAFNHLLALITFIAVGAFTTPILMRAILRVEASERDREVLEGSERD is encoded by the coding sequence GTGCATGAGTGCGAGGCCATCCTATACACCGGTGCTTTCATGATAATCCTCGGCACGCTAGGGGCGGCGATAGGACCTGCTCGTTCAGATCCAGTTGTGAAATCTCTCAACCTGGAACTGGCAACGGTAGGCGTGTGCCTGGTATTCCTAGCGTTCAACCACCTACTCGCCCTGATCACGTTCATCGCAGTCGGCGCCTTTACGACCCCGATATTGATGAGGGCGATATTGAGGGTGGAGGCCAGTGAGCGTGACCGCGAAGTTCTCGAGGGCTCTGAACGCGATTAG
- a CDS encoding DUF2108 domain-containing protein, with the protein MNWLLLTSLTACVLGSIATVLRRDPLQKLPSIALVKSGMICAVAAEGYLDVAAAGVALEAVGTIMFCVYLIRIEEVRRSA; encoded by the coding sequence TTGAACTGGCTCCTCCTCACGTCGCTCACAGCCTGCGTCTTGGGGTCGATCGCCACGGTGTTACGCCGTGACCCACTTCAGAAGCTTCCTTCGATTGCGCTGGTTAAATCGGGTATGATCTGCGCCGTAGCTGCGGAGGGATACCTCGACGTCGCTGCCGCCGGTGTGGCCCTCGAGGCGGTAGGGACGATAATGTTCTGCGTGTACCTGATCCGGATTGAGGAGGTGAGGCGAAGTGCATGA
- a CDS encoding DUF2109 family protein, protein MISAQAVMAAIVILMSLRLLVARDLYAQMLYLNVVGFGLAGLVATTWRTDMGLIAALCVFIFSTLESNAVSYTIQKIEEIRRAGELD, encoded by the coding sequence GTGATCTCCGCACAGGCGGTGATGGCGGCCATCGTAATCCTGATGTCACTGCGCCTCCTGGTGGCGAGGGATCTTTACGCTCAAATGCTCTATCTCAACGTGGTCGGGTTCGGACTCGCGGGTCTCGTAGCGACGACGTGGCGCACCGACATGGGTCTGATAGCGGCCCTGTGTGTGTTCATCTTCTCAACGCTCGAGTCCAATGCCGTCTCCTACACGATCCAAAAGATCGAGGAGATCAGAAGGGCGGGCGAGTTGGATTGA
- the ehaA gene encoding energy-converting NiFe hydrogenase A subunit EhaA, producing the protein MKDPGLVAVGVAAAVAFGTALALGLPPIQRDKPRRKSWEVSAAFPTPVIAAGATVLVIRVIGYHPPIPLAIVGAVVGALSAAFTAYIEKVFPRPEAG; encoded by the coding sequence ATGAAAGACCCTGGATTAGTGGCTGTGGGAGTGGCGGCCGCCGTTGCGTTCGGGACGGCGCTAGCGCTGGGGCTACCACCGATCCAGCGCGATAAACCCCGCAGGAAGTCATGGGAAGTCTCGGCTGCGTTTCCCACGCCGGTGATAGCCGCCGGCGCGACAGTACTCGTGATCAGGGTGATCGGGTACCATCCTCCGATACCGCTCGCGATCGTAGGCGCGGTCGTTGGGGCGTTGTCGGCGGCCTTCACCGCGTACATCGAGAAGGTGTTCCCCCGACCCGAGGCGGGGTGA
- a CDS encoding AAA family ATPase has translation MSKIIMRPQVTIEDDWIIFEGEEGFVRLPKDPYKVIEDFEEYGYFFDEEHRRDFAAMYMTLIVEQTPVLLVGPPGTGKTKLVRLIGELYDVPVVVMRGHQEAREQEFIGGVDVAALPVADKIAEEYTEVGNMEYEEAIEALKEFIYVGGYLKDVVNDARRRGACLFFIDEVNRFPGYMIPTLIHIFEKDTEVIYIPHSPIDFGETGAIMRIGALNPEGKGTTNFDEALLRRVELVPWGEYDVEIYKRIAIESARQIIELTKMAEEVLEDLASLIKDMGKGVDVAKDVAQTVAIGIKMGYDVDTVARNVANKILGDMLLDSEKAEEFEARRNALERKIKEKLKPVFKS, from the coding sequence TTGAGTAAGATCATCATGCGACCTCAGGTTACTATCGAAGATGATTGGATAATATTCGAGGGCGAAGAGGGATTCGTAAGGCTTCCAAAGGACCCATATAAGGTTATCGAAGACTTTGAGGAGTATGGATACTTCTTCGACGAAGAACATCGGCGCGACTTTGCGGCCATGTACATGACGCTGATAGTCGAACAAACCCCCGTCCTGCTCGTCGGTCCTCCGGGTACGGGTAAGACGAAGCTCGTCCGTCTTATCGGCGAGCTGTACGACGTTCCAGTAGTGGTCATGCGTGGCCACCAGGAGGCGCGAGAGCAGGAGTTCATAGGAGGTGTCGACGTGGCCGCCCTCCCAGTCGCCGATAAGATCGCCGAGGAGTACACCGAGGTCGGAAATATGGAGTACGAGGAGGCCATTGAGGCACTTAAGGAATTCATTTACGTAGGCGGCTACCTCAAGGACGTGGTGAACGACGCTCGACGCCGTGGAGCGTGTCTGTTCTTCATCGATGAAGTTAACCGATTCCCAGGTTATATGATCCCAACGCTCATCCATATCTTCGAAAAAGACACCGAAGTTATCTACATCCCGCACTCCCCAATCGATTTCGGGGAAACGGGAGCCATAATGCGAATAGGCGCGCTCAACCCAGAAGGTAAAGGCACTACTAACTTCGACGAAGCTCTTCTAAGGCGCGTTGAACTCGTCCCGTGGGGCGAATACGACGTAGAAATTTACAAACGTATAGCCATCGAGTCAGCTCGACAGATCATCGAGCTGACTAAGATGGCCGAGGAAGTGCTGGAAGATCTAGCGTCCCTGATCAAGGACATGGGTAAAGGTGTCGACGTCGCTAAGGACGTGGCGCAGACGGTCGCTATAGGTATTAAAATGGGATACGACGTGGATACAGTCGCCAGGAACGTGGCTAATAAGATCCTGGGCGATATGTTATTAGACTCTGAAAAAGCCGAGGAGTTCGAGGCTCGAAGGAACGCCCTAGAACGTAAGATCAAGGAGAAGCTCAAACCCGTGTTTAAGTCCTGA
- a CDS encoding VWA domain-containing protein, with product MTFKTEIRLEEATEVVGELMERLKRRGDVHAPPDLPEGFFRKLTVLADGDSVDLQTFVDMAIRHFARHGYKKPLDAYERVMVARAIVAEELAKILFKEEADEEAVESLRKFIPHASEEVREELESLVDVDEADIREEPNREDLERVLETFGSQLSDEAIMDLLKTAIFGPEKKRMLENITDEQMVGSLLQQHVPRSVIEKLAEQGRLDVLNRLGSPIESKVEAIASPHASDSYSTDQEELEKAFSDEAFNRQARQMFSELARRLNELAEQVGVEQALERAKRVSEAIQAANDRWERAAKMFERAIERQLTERGPSSDPVEAYRRGAPMDPNHVKDEVGQDPSDYTASLEQAQFVVEGIERRGKFRNPLLSTVQANDMIKSIPNLSDDQFRQQVRNLLRSTMGELEEWAKDVGQDVVRRVLEELKRAEEHGYYVPEELKERMEELLQDLQEGPEEREAEGDGEGPSAGASESPSFVSEEGGGGEPTEGESGPTPTESASGVGKGGDPAFTIDRSFPERKKFLKILQSESLKILDEGHEISREFEDVEEGEAKAHFGWLYGFDKADFLSDVDWERSLEEGYFKNVPLTLYRREFRNKDEPKVAILLDSSGSMSGDKMEVAATLAAALFETVGIENIGLWAFRSEVHQLKDFEEVINRRKLIEKILGIPAGGGTDPVKPLIKVLDSLENVDYDKCKIIYITDAIFMHDDFIRIRNLLSDRDDVELYALLIKDEFEHTGPTIFKRITEEFDGGVVQVNPRDREGVREKLRQFVDMISD from the coding sequence TTGACTTTCAAAACCGAAATACGATTGGAAGAGGCTACCGAAGTAGTAGGAGAGCTTATGGAGCGACTCAAGCGTAGGGGCGACGTCCACGCCCCGCCCGACCTACCCGAGGGATTTTTCCGGAAGCTGACCGTATTAGCGGATGGTGACTCCGTAGACCTCCAGACGTTCGTAGACATGGCGATTAGACACTTCGCCCGGCACGGCTACAAGAAGCCGCTCGATGCGTACGAACGCGTGATGGTGGCACGCGCTATCGTAGCGGAAGAACTCGCTAAGATTCTGTTCAAGGAGGAAGCTGACGAAGAAGCCGTCGAGTCCCTCCGGAAGTTCATCCCACACGCGAGCGAGGAGGTTCGTGAAGAGCTAGAGTCACTGGTCGACGTTGATGAAGCAGACATCCGAGAAGAACCCAACCGGGAAGATCTCGAACGTGTCCTTGAGACGTTCGGTTCGCAGCTATCCGACGAGGCGATCATGGACCTACTAAAGACCGCCATCTTCGGACCCGAGAAGAAGCGCATGCTTGAGAACATTACCGATGAGCAGATGGTGGGAAGCCTCCTTCAGCAGCACGTTCCACGTTCGGTGATCGAGAAACTAGCCGAGCAGGGCAGATTAGACGTTCTCAACCGATTAGGGTCACCCATCGAGAGCAAGGTCGAAGCCATAGCCTCACCTCACGCTTCGGACTCGTACTCGACGGATCAAGAGGAACTTGAGAAGGCGTTCTCGGACGAGGCGTTCAACCGGCAGGCTCGGCAGATGTTCTCGGAGCTCGCCCGACGGCTCAACGAACTCGCCGAACAGGTGGGTGTTGAACAAGCCCTGGAGCGCGCTAAGCGCGTTTCCGAGGCCATCCAAGCCGCCAACGACCGATGGGAGCGCGCCGCTAAAATGTTTGAAAGGGCGATAGAGCGGCAACTCACCGAACGAGGACCGTCGTCCGACCCTGTTGAGGCGTACCGTCGTGGAGCCCCCATGGACCCGAACCACGTCAAGGATGAAGTCGGCCAAGACCCGTCGGACTACACGGCATCGCTAGAACAGGCTCAATTCGTGGTCGAAGGTATCGAGCGACGTGGCAAGTTCAGGAACCCACTCCTGAGCACGGTTCAGGCCAACGACATGATCAAGTCGATCCCGAATCTCTCCGACGACCAATTCCGTCAGCAGGTGAGGAACCTATTGAGATCCACGATGGGAGAGCTCGAAGAGTGGGCGAAGGACGTAGGACAGGATGTAGTGCGACGAGTTCTGGAAGAGCTGAAACGAGCTGAGGAACATGGGTACTACGTACCGGAGGAACTGAAGGAGCGGATGGAGGAGCTCCTTCAAGACTTGCAGGAGGGACCAGAGGAGCGGGAAGCTGAGGGTGACGGCGAAGGTCCTTCAGCCGGTGCTTCGGAGTCCCCTTCGTTCGTATCCGAGGAAGGAGGCGGAGGAGAGCCAACCGAAGGGGAGAGTGGCCCGACACCGACGGAGAGTGCCTCAGGAGTCGGCAAGGGTGGAGATCCCGCCTTCACGATCGACCGATCGTTCCCCGAGCGCAAGAAGTTCCTCAAGATTCTACAGAGCGAATCGCTGAAGATCCTGGATGAAGGTCACGAGATATCGCGCGAGTTCGAGGACGTCGAGGAGGGAGAAGCGAAGGCGCACTTCGGGTGGCTGTACGGTTTCGATAAAGCCGACTTCCTGTCCGACGTGGATTGGGAGCGCAGCTTGGAGGAGGGTTACTTCAAGAACGTCCCACTCACGCTGTACCGCCGTGAGTTCCGCAACAAGGACGAACCGAAGGTGGCCATCCTGCTCGACTCGAGCGGATCTATGAGCGGGGACAAGATGGAGGTAGCTGCGACACTGGCGGCTGCTCTGTTCGAGACCGTGGGGATAGAAAACATCGGCCTGTGGGCGTTCAGATCGGAGGTCCATCAACTCAAGGACTTCGAAGAAGTGATCAATCGAAGGAAGCTCATCGAGAAGATACTAGGGATACCCGCCGGAGGTGGTACCGACCCCGTAAAACCGCTGATCAAAGTGCTAGACTCACTAGAAAACGTGGATTACGATAAATGCAAGATCATTTACATAACGGACGCAATATTCATGCACGATGACTTCATTCGGATCAGAAACTTGCTAAGTGATCGTGACGACGTTGAACTGTACGCGCTACTAATTAAGGACGAATTCGAACACACGGGACCAACAATTTTCAAACGCATAACAGAAGAATTCGATGGAGGAGTAGTCCAGGTTAATCCGAGAGATCGTGAAGGTGTCCGCGAGAAACTCCGTCAGTTCGTTGACATGATATCGGACTAG
- a CDS encoding radical SAM protein: MRRSRKHGGDLRERVLRTLAEKGPLSRRELMDEVSGNRGLISKTVNDLRDEGLIEPTHRGFALTEEGFLELVRPNTDYEYRNEPVRLSTDGPEVEAFLRVITGRSKTRTGSIVATTRCDMRCKFCYYNLVRDHVELTPEEILREAEKRVKAGNREVVIQGASPHTLDTDLVEAVELIKLELGVDVGVGTGPLIPLDLLEDLQRAGLDYLKLSLSGRTPEEWEAITGRRRGFEEFWRVVRWCHEHGLEVTFVGGVVGLPGVPPEADAERILSILALNPRKRIVQFNPAQDPARGPLSPLDRLELIYKTVRSKLPEDVLVKSCCISPMTWSPLYDIRRYLDKVVCMLGIECREYDGCPFTGRVLEQRIMNELYEKGSVSTEELARRLRIARSRLKRRLESMESRGLIRRTESGWTIARRTS, translated from the coding sequence ATGAGGCGTTCTCGAAAACATGGTGGTGACCTTCGGGAGCGCGTACTCCGCACACTCGCGGAGAAGGGTCCGCTCTCCCGCCGTGAACTCATGGACGAGGTGAGCGGTAACCGGGGTCTCATCAGCAAGACCGTTAACGACCTCCGTGATGAGGGGCTTATCGAGCCGACTCATCGCGGGTTCGCCCTCACCGAGGAGGGGTTCCTGGAGCTGGTACGGCCGAACACCGACTACGAATACCGTAACGAACCCGTTCGATTGTCTACGGACGGTCCGGAAGTCGAGGCGTTCCTCCGCGTGATCACGGGTCGGTCCAAAACGCGGACGGGAAGCATAGTGGCGACGACTAGGTGCGACATGAGGTGCAAGTTCTGCTACTACAACCTAGTGCGAGATCACGTCGAGCTGACACCGGAGGAGATCCTCCGTGAGGCGGAAAAGCGGGTTAAAGCGGGGAATCGTGAAGTCGTAATTCAGGGAGCCTCACCCCATACGCTCGATACGGACCTTGTGGAGGCCGTGGAGCTCATCAAGCTGGAACTAGGGGTCGACGTGGGTGTCGGAACGGGCCCTCTCATCCCACTCGATCTACTAGAAGACCTCCAGCGCGCCGGCCTGGACTATCTGAAACTCAGCCTTTCGGGCCGCACACCAGAGGAATGGGAGGCGATCACGGGGCGTCGTCGCGGATTCGAGGAGTTTTGGCGTGTCGTGCGATGGTGTCACGAACACGGGCTCGAAGTGACGTTCGTGGGCGGGGTCGTCGGACTACCCGGTGTTCCTCCTGAGGCCGACGCGGAACGGATCCTGTCGATTCTCGCTCTTAACCCTCGAAAAAGGATCGTCCAATTCAACCCAGCTCAAGACCCAGCCCGGGGGCCTCTTTCGCCACTGGACAGGTTGGAACTCATATACAAGACAGTGCGGTCGAAACTCCCTGAAGACGTACTGGTAAAGAGCTGCTGTATCTCCCCGATGACGTGGTCACCACTGTACGATATTCGAAGATACTTGGATAAAGTGGTGTGTATGCTCGGAATCGAATGTCGGGAGTACGACGGCTGTCCCTTCACCGGCCGCGTGCTGGAGCAGCGGATCATGAACGAACTCTACGAGAAGGGGTCCGTGAGTACCGAGGAACTCGCCCGTAGACTCCGAATCGCTCGTAGTAGGCTCAAGCGTCGGCTCGAGTCGATGGAATCCAGAGGACTCATTCGTCGGACTGAGAGTGGTTGGACGATCGCTCGGAGAACCTCTTGA
- the lysA gene encoding diaminopimelate decarboxylase: MLPVKAAREYQEAFSWFPDRVYVCYAMKANFNPYLVEHIVDETRAADVVSLWEMKVAVNAGAETVVVNGNAKSSDEIRAAVERSWVINVDSFEEFQRIEKIARHEGERALVALRVNPKVSPDTHSHIATAVEGSKFGVELEIAERVCRRMIESEWVEFLGLHYHIGSQITDLRPFSEALRSVRTFLEDTGLIEEISYLNIGGGLGIRYRRGEEVPSPHDLAEELQEDLKELHSESSGFDLYLEPGRSIVGEAGILVTSVRQVKRGRRRWVFVDTGMNALIRPALYDAYHEVVVHGGDYSATEKASVAGPLCESGDVLAEDRELPIDISEGDLVVFLSAGAYCESMASNYNCYPIPGSVVVRNGEITGVRRVQDYEAFSKTWW, from the coding sequence ATGCTGCCCGTAAAGGCCGCCCGCGAATATCAGGAGGCGTTTTCTTGGTTCCCGGATCGCGTGTACGTATGCTACGCGATGAAAGCGAACTTCAACCCATACCTCGTCGAACACATCGTAGACGAGACTCGAGCCGCAGACGTGGTGTCGCTGTGGGAGATGAAGGTCGCGGTCAACGCGGGAGCGGAGACAGTGGTGGTCAACGGCAACGCGAAGTCCTCGGATGAGATCCGCGCGGCCGTGGAACGCTCGTGGGTGATCAACGTCGACTCCTTCGAGGAGTTCCAACGTATCGAAAAAATCGCGCGGCATGAAGGTGAGAGGGCCTTAGTGGCGCTCAGGGTCAACCCGAAGGTGAGTCCCGATACCCACTCTCACATCGCCACCGCGGTCGAAGGGTCGAAGTTCGGTGTTGAGCTGGAAATCGCCGAACGAGTCTGCAGGCGGATGATCGAATCGGAGTGGGTCGAGTTCCTGGGGCTTCACTACCATATAGGCTCCCAAATCACCGATTTGAGGCCGTTTTCAGAGGCGTTGAGATCCGTCCGAACGTTTCTCGAGGACACCGGACTGATCGAGGAAATCTCGTACCTAAACATCGGCGGTGGGCTCGGGATTCGGTACCGCCGAGGTGAGGAGGTACCGTCTCCTCACGATCTGGCGGAGGAACTCCAGGAGGACCTGAAAGAGCTTCACTCCGAGTCGTCGGGGTTCGACCTGTACCTCGAGCCCGGTCGGAGCATAGTGGGTGAAGCCGGGATCCTGGTCACAAGCGTCAGACAGGTCAAACGGGGACGTCGGAGGTGGGTTTTCGTTGACACCGGTATGAACGCCCTGATACGACCAGCTCTTTACGATGCTTACCACGAGGTCGTCGTTCACGGTGGCGATTACTCGGCCACCGAGAAGGCCTCCGTGGCTGGCCCGCTGTGCGAGAGTGGGGATGTACTCGCCGAAGACCGGGAGCTTCCCATCGATATTTCGGAGGGCGACCTCGTGGTGTTCCTGTCCGCCGGTGCCTACTGCGAATCTATGGCCAGCAACTATAACTGCTACCCGATTCCGGGCTCGGTGGTCGTACGGAACGGGGAAATCACCGGAGTCCGAAGGGTCCAGGACTATGAGGCGTTCTCGAAAACATGGTGGTGA
- a CDS encoding DUF2120 family protein: MPGTPIHIHRLAKKIMMELDAFEGSRPLLDDVDVLIVRGMSRGEDWDLDNLQGYLESVLERCDVEVVDPESPEGKELIEELGKFVVERIQAQYADEEPVSVRPVENPMEAVDAFTQGEIFLDPLGFERLKRDLEALGCVAAYTFGRTPDDLGVFLAAWADRSGIGPKSVELLVANLKG, from the coding sequence GTGCCCGGCACCCCGATCCACATTCATCGACTCGCCAAGAAGATCATGATGGAACTGGACGCTTTCGAGGGCTCGCGGCCGCTATTGGATGACGTAGACGTCCTCATAGTCCGCGGTATGAGTAGGGGTGAGGATTGGGATCTCGATAATCTGCAGGGGTACCTGGAGAGCGTCCTCGAGCGATGCGACGTTGAGGTGGTCGACCCGGAATCTCCGGAGGGTAAGGAGCTGATAGAAGAACTGGGGAAGTTCGTGGTGGAGCGCATTCAGGCCCAATACGCGGACGAAGAGCCCGTCTCCGTGCGTCCCGTGGAGAACCCCATGGAGGCCGTCGACGCCTTCACCCAGGGTGAAATCTTCCTCGACCCGCTGGGCTTCGAACGTCTTAAACGCGACCTCGAAGCTTTGGGTTGTGTCGCCGCCTACACCTTCGGCCGAACTCCGGACGACTTAGGGGTCTTCCTAGCCGCCTGGGCGGACCGGAGTGGCATCGGACCTAAGTCGGTGGAGCTACTGGTCGCCAACTTGAAGGGGTAG
- the mptA gene encoding GTP cyclohydrolase MptA — MRSCFPDVQSADPQIPAHLTRVGISGIKKLVKIPRRGKRSIVLVSTFNLFVDLPAHQKGIHMSRSHEVLQEVLEELEMSVEGSDTVIEDLCSRISRRLLERHDYATRSEVYMTGELILSRRTPVTKLPTQEPYKIIGRAVSKRTDNGIETRKMVGAEVVGLTACPCALEMMREHGKERVKHRLMEELDLEEEEAEDLAKKIVREDVHPMTHNQRGVGTILIEVSDVHRVSINDIIEIIEESMSAPTYELLKRPDELKVTCSACENPKFVEDCVREMIRRIVERFDYLPDDAVVIVRQVNKESIHKHDAFAERVTTMGELRKELGS; from the coding sequence TTGCGGTCTTGCTTCCCCGATGTTCAGAGTGCCGACCCTCAGATCCCGGCTCACCTCACCCGGGTCGGGATCAGCGGGATAAAGAAGCTCGTAAAAATACCGCGTCGCGGGAAGCGCTCCATCGTACTCGTGTCCACGTTCAACCTGTTCGTGGATCTCCCCGCTCACCAGAAAGGGATCCATATGTCACGCAGTCACGAGGTGTTACAGGAAGTCCTCGAGGAGCTTGAGATGTCGGTTGAGGGGAGTGACACCGTCATTGAAGACCTCTGCTCGCGGATATCCCGAAGACTCCTGGAACGTCATGATTACGCGACGCGATCGGAGGTTTACATGACCGGCGAACTAATACTATCCCGGCGGACTCCGGTGACGAAGCTCCCGACTCAAGAACCTTACAAAATCATCGGTCGTGCGGTGTCCAAGAGGACCGATAACGGCATCGAGACTAGGAAGATGGTCGGAGCCGAGGTAGTCGGACTGACAGCGTGTCCGTGCGCCCTCGAAATGATGCGCGAGCACGGTAAAGAACGCGTGAAGCACAGGTTAATGGAAGAACTCGACTTGGAAGAGGAAGAGGCGGAAGATCTCGCCAAGAAGATAGTGCGTGAGGATGTGCATCCTATGACCCATAATCAGCGAGGAGTGGGGACTATACTCATCGAAGTGTCCGACGTGCATAGGGTGAGCATCAACGATATCATTGAAATAATAGAGGAGTCCATGAGCGCCCCGACCTACGAGCTACTGAAAAGACCCGATGAGCTTAAGGTCACGTGCTCTGCGTGTGAGAACCCGAAATTCGTCGAGGATTGCGTCCGCGAGATGATCAGGCGAATTGTCGAACGGTTCGACTACCTTCCCGACGACGCTGTAGTGATAGTCCGCCAGGTGAACAAGGAGTCCATCCACAAACACGACGCGTTCGCGGAACGTGTGACTACCATGGGAGAGCTAAGGAAGGAACTGGGGAGTTGA